Genomic window (Chryseobacterium bernardetii):
CTTTTCCCGAATCCGGACCGTCTGATTAAACATGGTACGTCAGGAAAACTGATTATTTCCGAAAATCAGGATAACGCGATTCTTATTCCGCAAAAATCAACTTTCTCTATTCAGGATAAAACCTATGTTTTTGTAGTGGATAAGAAGAATAAGGTGAAAATGACAAACATTAAGATCGGAACTACATTAAGAGATTCCTATATGGTGGAAAGCGGCCTTAAAAAGGGAGATTTAATCATTTATGAAGGTACTCAGTCCTTAAAGGATGGGGATATCATTAAAATTAAAAAGAAATATTAACCTTTCATAATCTTTAAATCAACTTATTATGGTAGAGATGTTTATAAGACGAAAGGTTCTTTCGTTGGTTATTTCTATATTATTTGTATTGCTGGGAATTATGGCGTTATTAAAGATGCCGATTACCCAGTTCCCGGATATTGTACCGCCTTCAGTAACGGTAACCGCAAAATATACCGGTGCCAATGCCGAAGTATCTGCCAATGCAGTTGCATTGCCATTGGAACGTGCCATCAACGGAGTACCGGGAATGACATATATGTCAACAGTGACTTCCAATGACGGGCTTACCCTTATCCAGGTTTTCTTTGAAGTGGGAACAGATCCTGATGTAGCGGCAGTAAACGTGCAGAACAGGGTAACAACCATTCTTGATGAACTTCCTGAAGAAGTGATCCGTGCCGGGGTAACTACTGAAAAGGAGGTGAACAGCATGCTGATGTACCTCAACATTACGAGTACAGACCCAAGTCAGGATGAACAGTTCATCTATAACTTTACGGATATTAACGTTCTTCAGGAACTGAAACGTATTGATGGAGTAGGACGTGCCGAAATCATGGGACAGAAAGAATACTCCATGAGGGTATGGCTTGATCCGCAGAAGATGGCAGCCTATAATATTTCGGCAGATGAGGTTATTACTTCGCTGCAGAAACAGAATATTTCGGCAGCACCGGGAAAAGTAGGGGAAACCTCAGGAAAAACTTCCAGCCAGCTTCAGTATGTTATCAAATATAAAGGGAAATTCTTTGAACCTAAACAATACGAAGAAGTTCCGATCAGATCAGATGTAGACGGAACAATCCTGAAACTTAAAGATATTGCCAAGGTGGAATTCGGGGCAATGAATTATGGAATGGTTTCCAAAACAGACGGAAGACCCTCTGCCTCCATCATGATGAAGCAGCGTCCGGGTTCCAACGCTTCTGAAGTAATTGAAAGTGTGAAGGCAAAAATGGAAGAATTGAAAGTCACGTCCTTCCCTCCGGGAATGGAATATAACATGGCCTATGATGTTTCCAGATTCCTTGATGCTTCTATCAGTGCGGTATTAACAACTCTTATTGAAGCCTTTATTCTGGTAGGAATCGTGGTATTTATCTTCCTTCAGGACTGGCGTTCCACATTAATTCCTGTATTGGCTGTTCCTGTTGCGTTAGTAGGAACCTTTGCCTTTATGAATATGCTGGATTTTTCAGTTAACTTATTAACACTATTTGCCCTGGTACTGGCTATCGGTATTGTGGTGGATAATGCCATTGTTGTTGTAGAAGCCGTCCATGTAAAGATGGAAGAAGGCATGAATGCTATGGATGCAACCATCAGTGCTACAAAAGAAATCGCAGGAGCAGTAGTGGCTATCACTATTGTAATGTCTGCTGTATTTATTCCGGTGGCTTTCCTGGATGGCCCGGTGGGAGTATTTTACCGCCAGTTTTCATTAACGCTGGCTATTAGTATTGTGATTTCCGGGGTAAATGCATTAACGCTTACTCCTGCATTATGTGCCATTATTTTAAAACCTCATGATCACAATAAAAAGAAAACAGTCATTGACAGGGCTTTCCAGAGCTTCAATACAGGTTTTGAGAGACTAACGAATGGCTATGTTGGGATTTTATCAAAATTTGCGACAAGGACTACTGTTACCTTTGGCTTGCTATTCCTGTTTATCGGATTAACTTTTGTGACGAGTAAGTTCCTTCCAACCGGATTTATACCGATGGAAGACCAGGGAATGGTATATGTAAGTGTAACCACTCCTCAGGGAGCAACGGTTGAAAGAACAGAAAAGGTATTGGATGAAGTAACGGTAATAGCCAAGAAAATAAACGGAGTAGAAAACGTGACAACTTTGGCTGGATACAGTATTGTAACGGAAATCGCCGGCTCATCTTACGGAATGGCGATGATTAACCTTAAAGACTGGAAAGAAAGATCTATTTCAGTTGACGAGCTGATTACAGAACTATCAGAGAAAACAAAAGGAATTGCCGATGCCCAGATCGAAATCTTTGCTCCACCCACCGTTCCGGGATTCGGAAATACAAGCGGTTTTGAATTGCGTTTACTGGACAGAACAGGCGGATCTATCGAAAATACTGATAAAATCACCAAAGACTTTGTTAAAAAACTGAATGAAGCCCCAGAGTTGCAGAATAACTTTACCAGCTTTGATGCTACATTTCCGCAATACATGATTAATGTAGATTATGATATGGCTGCAAAGAAAGGAGTATCTGTAGACAATGCCATGTCCACATTACAAACGATGCTGGGCTCTTATTATGCAACCAATTTTATCCGTTTCAGCCAGATGTATAAAGTAATGGTTCAGGCAAGTCCGGAACACAGGGATACTCCTGAAAGTATTTTGAATTTATACCTGAAAAACGATAAAGGGGAAATAGTTCCATTTTCAACATTTATCACCATTGAAAAAGTATATGGGCCTGAAGTATTAACGAGGTACAATATGTATATGTCAGCTATGATTAACGGAGAACCCGCAGAAGGTTACAGTTCTGGGGATGCTATTGCAGCTGTAGAACGTGTAGCTAAAGAAAGCCTTCCGAGAGGTTTTGATATTGAATGGTCGGGGATGACAAGAGAAGAAATCTTATCAGGAAATCAGACCGTATATATTTTCCTGATCTGTTTGCTTTTCGTATATCTGTTATTAGCGGCTCAATATGAGAGCTTCCTTCTTCCGATGCCTGTACTATTGAGTCTTCCAACAGGAATTTTTGGTTCTTATATCGCATTGGTAATGGCCGGATTGGATAATAATATCTATGCACAGGTAGCTTTAGTCATGCTGATCGGGCTTTTAGCAAAAAATGCAATTCTTATCGTAGAATTTGCCGTAGCCAGAAATAAACAGGGCTATGATATTATTCCCGCAGCTATTGAAGGAGCAAGGCAGCGTCTTAGACCTATTCTGATGACCTCATTTGCTTTTGTAGCAGGGTTGATTCCATTATGCATTGCATCAGGAGCTGGAGCCATCGGTAACCGTTCCATTGGTACGGCAGCAGCAGGAGGAATGCTTATAGGAACTGTTTTCGGACTGGTCATAATTCCGGGGCTGTATATATTCTTTGCAAAACTTGAAAATAAGAAGAAAGATGAAAAGATTAAATCATAAATATATATTATACGGTATAGCTGCCTTAAGCTTGGTTTCATGTGCTGTTCCAAAGGTTGCTGATATTAAAAAAGCTCAGACGCTTCCGGAAATACCGGCCAGAGCAGCCAGCTCGGAAGAATTTCAGCAATTGAACCTGAAAGCCTATTTTACCGATGCACACCTGCTTGAGCTTTTTGATAAAGTGGTACAGGCTAATCCGGATTTTCAGATCGCACAGCAGAGAGTGGAAATTGCCAACAGTTTCTTGCAGAGATCAAAGATGGATCTTTTGCCTTCCCTTGAAGTAGGGGCAGAAGCCACAGGAAACCGCTATGGAAAATATACGATGGAGGGAGTGGGGAACTATGACACCAATCTTTCCCCCAATATCACGGAAGAACAGAAGATCAACCGTGATTTTACTCCTAATTATTGGCTTGGAGCAAGAAGCAGCTGGGAAATTGATGCATGGGGCAAGCTAAAGAACAAGAAAATTGCTGCCCAGAAGAAATATCTGGCCTCTACAGAAGGATTGCGATTGCTTCAGGTAGAGCTTTTCACAGATATTGCGAACCTTTATTATCAGCTGGTAGCCTTAGATAACCGCCTGGCAATTTATCAGAAGAACTATAACCTTCAGCAGAGAGCCTTTGAAATTGTCCTGGCTCAACGTGAAGTGGGAAAAGCAACAGAACTTGCAGTACAACAGTTCAAAGCTCAGAATAACAACTGGCTGGCAGAAATAGAGCATATTAAAGTTGAAATTGTAACTGTTGAACAGGCTATTACAACTTTAACGGGAAGTTATGGTGGAGAGGTAAAACGTGGTAAAACGCTAATGCCTACCAATATGGACGTTTTAAACAAAACTATCAATGTAGAAGCAGTTATCCATGCGAGGCCGGATGTGGCAGCCAATTATTATGTGTTGGAAGCTTCGCAGGCAGATGCAAAGGCTGCAAGAGCTGCTTTTTATCCTAAAATTGACCTTGGAGCCGGAATAGGGATAAATTCTTTCTCTGTAGAAACACTTTTCAAACCAAGTTCATTGGCAGGACAGCTATTAGGTGGATTAATGGTTCCTGTTTTTAATAAGGGCCAGCTGAAATATGAGTTTAAAGTTGCCAGTAAAGAACAGGAGATTGCTTTTTTAAATTATCAGAAGAGCATTACCACAGCTTTCAATGAATTGCAGTCTATTTTGAAACAGACTAGGATCTATGAAAGGGTTTTAAAATTAAAATCAGAAGAAGTAGGCTTTCTGGACCGTGGGGTTGAGGTTTCCAATGATTTGTATCTGACAGGGTACGCGAATTATTTTGAACTGATTAACTCACAGAAAAGTAAACTGACGGCTGAACTTGATCTGTTACAGTTCCAGCATCAGAATACCAGAAATAATGTTCTTTTGTTTAAAGCCTTAGGAGGAAACCTGAATTAGAAATAAGCAGAATTTTTTCGGTTTTTTGAACCGGTCATTTTATTTTTACGATGAAAAAGGGGCTGTCTCGGTGTGAGGCAGCTTCTTTTTGATTCTGATGATTATTGATAAAAAAAGAGACCATCATTAAGACGGTCTCTGTATAGTTTAAAAACATATCTGCAAAACACTGCAGAATATGTTGATCTTATTTAACAATCTGGATCTCAACTGCAGAAAATCCTTTCGGAGATTTTTCTTTCTCAAAAGAAACTTTGTTTCCTTTCTTTACGGGTTCTGCACAGTTGTTATTGTGGAAGAAGATATTTTCTTTGGTGTTATCTTCAGTAATGAAACCATATCCTTTTTCGCTAAGGAAGGTAACAATCCCTGTTTTTCTTGGATCTTCCTCAATAATAGGAGCTGCCCCCAACTGAATGTCATCAAGATTTACTTCCTGTCTTTGTTCTGGCGGAGTAGATGTTAATCTTCCGAATTCATCTACGTACATGAAGACATCCTCCATGTCCTTACCTTTGTTGTTGTTCGTTTTACGTTCTTCGCGTCTTAGCGCTTTTTCTTTTTGCTTTTGAATTTTTTTCTTGAAATTTTCCTTTTTAGAAAAAGAATCTGCCATAAATTATTTTTAGTATTTAGTTTCTATTAATTGTATTGTTCACTCCGGCCTGTCTTAGACCTTAAAGCCCGTCGATGTTTCCTGTTCTGGGTTTCCTAATCATACAGAGCTTTAAAATTCCGACAAGTATTGTTCTGGGTAGAAGAATAAAAGTTAAAAATATGGCTGCTCAAAAAGCAAAGACTGAATACGTATATTCTGAGTCGTTACAGAAAACAAAGTAGTGACTTTGGTTAATAATATGCAAATATACAATAATAAAATGAATAAAACTGTTTTTAAATGATTGATTATCAGAAATGGTTTTATCCGTATGTTCTTATTTACAGAGGGATAAAGCAGCCTTGAATATTTTTCACAAAAAATCCCCAGTAAGCTGAGGATTAAAAAAAATATATTAAGAATGAAATGGTGTGTGTTAATACGGGTGGGAGAGCATCAAATGCTGTGCCTAAAATTCACTTAAGCTGGAAAAGTTAAGCATGTGTTTAATTAAATAAACAGGATGTAAACTCTATCTGCTTGGAAGATAACAGGATATTGGAATTAATATGTTTATATAAATTTTTAATATTTTTTCATCCCAAAAACTCAGCCTCCTCCGAAACTTTAGTTAAATTCCCGAAAATTTCACCATGTTGAGACCACTTTTATTATTCATCTTTGCTTCATCAACAATTAAAAATTAAAAATAATGTCAACACAAGATGTAAACGGAAAAGTTGTTTTAATTGCCGGAGGAGGTAAAAACCTTGGCGGATTATTAAGCAGAGATTTTGCTGCAAAAGGAGCTAAACTGGCTATACATTACAATAGTGAAAGTTCCAGAGCAGAAAGTGAAAAAACGCTGGCCGAAGTTCAGGCATTGGGAGCTGAAGCATTTTTATTTCAGGGAGATCTTACCAAAGTAGATAATATTGCCAAGTTTTTTGATGAAACTATTTCCCGTTTTGGCGGAGTGGATATTGCGATCAATACGGTAGGAATGGTACTGAAAAAGCCATTTTCAGAAACTACAGAAGCAGAATATGATACCATGTTTAATGTGAATTCAAAATCAGCATATTTCTTTTTACAGGAAGCGGGTAAAAAGATAAATAACCACGGGAAGATCTGTACCATTGTAACTTCACTACTGGCTGCCTATACAGGATTGTATTCCACTTATGCGGGAGCAAAAGCACCGGTAGAGCATTTTACAAGAGCTGCCTCTAAAGAGTTTGGAGCCAGAGGAATTTCCGTAACGGCTGTAGCGCCCGGTCCAATGGATACTCCGTTCTTCTATGGGCAGGAAACAGATGATGCCGTAGCTTATCACAAATCAGCATCTGCATTGGGCGGACTTACCGATATCAAGGACATCGCTCCATTGGTAGAGTTCCTGGTAACTGACGGTTGGTGGATCACCGGACAAACAATTTTTGCCAATGGCGGTTATACAACAAGATAATCTGAAACGTATTTAAAAAAAAACTCACTGAAAACAACTTTCAGTGAGTTTTTTATTT
Coding sequences:
- a CDS encoding SDR family oxidoreductase; protein product: MSTQDVNGKVVLIAGGGKNLGGLLSRDFAAKGAKLAIHYNSESSRAESEKTLAEVQALGAEAFLFQGDLTKVDNIAKFFDETISRFGGVDIAINTVGMVLKKPFSETTEAEYDTMFNVNSKSAYFFLQEAGKKINNHGKICTIVTSLLAAYTGLYSTYAGAKAPVEHFTRAASKEFGARGISVTAVAPGPMDTPFFYGQETDDAVAYHKSASALGGLTDIKDIAPLVEFLVTDGWWITGQTIFANGGYTTR
- a CDS encoding cold shock domain-containing protein; the encoded protein is MADSFSKKENFKKKIQKQKEKALRREERKTNNNKGKDMEDVFMYVDEFGRLTSTPPEQRQEVNLDDIQLGAAPIIEEDPRKTGIVTFLSEKGYGFITEDNTKENIFFHNNNCAEPVKKGNKVSFEKEKSPKGFSAVEIQIVK
- a CDS encoding efflux transporter outer membrane subunit; the encoded protein is MKRLNHKYILYGIAALSLVSCAVPKVADIKKAQTLPEIPARAASSEEFQQLNLKAYFTDAHLLELFDKVVQANPDFQIAQQRVEIANSFLQRSKMDLLPSLEVGAEATGNRYGKYTMEGVGNYDTNLSPNITEEQKINRDFTPNYWLGARSSWEIDAWGKLKNKKIAAQKKYLASTEGLRLLQVELFTDIANLYYQLVALDNRLAIYQKNYNLQQRAFEIVLAQREVGKATELAVQQFKAQNNNWLAEIEHIKVEIVTVEQAITTLTGSYGGEVKRGKTLMPTNMDVLNKTINVEAVIHARPDVAANYYVLEASQADAKAARAAFYPKIDLGAGIGINSFSVETLFKPSSLAGQLLGGLMVPVFNKGQLKYEFKVASKEQEIAFLNYQKSITTAFNELQSILKQTRIYERVLKLKSEEVGFLDRGVEVSNDLYLTGYANYFELINSQKSKLTAELDLLQFQHQNTRNNVLLFKALGGNLN
- a CDS encoding efflux RND transporter permease subunit: MVEMFIRRKVLSLVISILFVLLGIMALLKMPITQFPDIVPPSVTVTAKYTGANAEVSANAVALPLERAINGVPGMTYMSTVTSNDGLTLIQVFFEVGTDPDVAAVNVQNRVTTILDELPEEVIRAGVTTEKEVNSMLMYLNITSTDPSQDEQFIYNFTDINVLQELKRIDGVGRAEIMGQKEYSMRVWLDPQKMAAYNISADEVITSLQKQNISAAPGKVGETSGKTSSQLQYVIKYKGKFFEPKQYEEVPIRSDVDGTILKLKDIAKVEFGAMNYGMVSKTDGRPSASIMMKQRPGSNASEVIESVKAKMEELKVTSFPPGMEYNMAYDVSRFLDASISAVLTTLIEAFILVGIVVFIFLQDWRSTLIPVLAVPVALVGTFAFMNMLDFSVNLLTLFALVLAIGIVVDNAIVVVEAVHVKMEEGMNAMDATISATKEIAGAVVAITIVMSAVFIPVAFLDGPVGVFYRQFSLTLAISIVISGVNALTLTPALCAIILKPHDHNKKKTVIDRAFQSFNTGFERLTNGYVGILSKFATRTTVTFGLLFLFIGLTFVTSKFLPTGFIPMEDQGMVYVSVTTPQGATVERTEKVLDEVTVIAKKINGVENVTTLAGYSIVTEIAGSSYGMAMINLKDWKERSISVDELITELSEKTKGIADAQIEIFAPPTVPGFGNTSGFELRLLDRTGGSIENTDKITKDFVKKLNEAPELQNNFTSFDATFPQYMINVDYDMAAKKGVSVDNAMSTLQTMLGSYYATNFIRFSQMYKVMVQASPEHRDTPESILNLYLKNDKGEIVPFSTFITIEKVYGPEVLTRYNMYMSAMINGEPAEGYSSGDAIAAVERVAKESLPRGFDIEWSGMTREEILSGNQTVYIFLICLLFVYLLLAAQYESFLLPMPVLLSLPTGIFGSYIALVMAGLDNNIYAQVALVMLIGLLAKNAILIVEFAVARNKQGYDIIPAAIEGARQRLRPILMTSFAFVAGLIPLCIASGAGAIGNRSIGTAAAGGMLIGTVFGLVIIPGLYIFFAKLENKKKDEKIKS